Proteins from a genomic interval of Treponema brennaborense DSM 12168:
- a CDS encoding FliO/MopB family protein, producing MPAQTGVVLPVENGGTGSAADETSVPRSEAESLLVITPAAPDTGAAAVKQPSTVWLFVRMILVLAAVIACIYGIVFLLKKGMTPAQKTDPYLKKVASLTLAPGKFAYVVTLNSHAYLIGVTDSAVNLIGEIDDKELVDAMNLHAESEPAGAKPKDFASVLDLFRTPKNAAASGGKIRTDTASSAEKPFADSAGQASRILRQQRERLQHTTDSFPEDAE from the coding sequence GTGCCTGCGCAAACAGGGGTCGTGCTTCCGGTGGAAAACGGCGGAACCGGCTCCGCTGCCGATGAAACTTCCGTACCGCGCTCAGAGGCGGAATCCCTGCTGGTAATCACTCCTGCGGCGCCCGATACCGGCGCGGCCGCGGTAAAGCAGCCGTCCACCGTATGGCTTTTCGTCAGGATGATTTTGGTACTCGCCGCGGTTATCGCCTGTATTTACGGTATCGTTTTCCTTCTGAAAAAAGGTATGACCCCCGCTCAAAAAACGGATCCGTATCTTAAAAAAGTCGCGTCGCTGACGCTTGCTCCCGGTAAATTTGCGTACGTCGTTACGCTGAACTCGCACGCATATCTGATCGGCGTTACCGATTCCGCCGTAAATCTCATCGGTGAAATAGACGACAAGGAACTCGTCGACGCGATGAATCTGCACGCCGAATCGGAACCGGCCGGTGCGAAGCCGAAAGATTTCGCGTCCGTTTTGGATCTGTTCAGAACGCCGAAAAACGCCGCGGCGTCGGGCGGTAAAATCCGTACGGACACCGCGTCTTCTGCCGAAAAGCCGTTCGCGGACTCCGCCGGACAGGCAAGCCGTATTCTCCGCCAGCAGCGCGAACGGCTGCAGCACACGACCGATTCCTTTCCGGAGGATGCGGAATGA
- the fliN gene encoding flagellar motor switch protein FliN yields the protein MSDGAISQDEIDALLAGVDMGGLSSSGSSSPSPAVHIDTGVLEQFAGKIKDTLAQNVGTMTGVQVDVGKPVAETLTRDQFLSKLPEVVVAVMADFSEGLHGDHLYVLSTDFAQKLTNLINKEENAELDDMALSVISEVVSQHTGAEITELTKTGKFPGLACNPGEPVNGPKAMVRFPQNTFVLFSYPVTIDGGAYTLWEAVAGSVGEQMSAALGGGAPAAAQQPAGMGGMSAGAADMSGMGMNMGMPQQMGNPGMGMNMGMPQQMGNPGMMNMGNMGMNMNGGFSAASMGMNAPNVQSLQFPGLQSGMSVTEQGNIGLIMDVYMEMTVELGRTKKQIKEILGMGEGTIIELDKLAGEPVDILVNHKPIAKGEVVVIDENFGVRVTEILSPIERVTG from the coding sequence ATGAGTGATGGTGCCATTTCTCAAGATGAAATTGATGCTTTGTTGGCAGGCGTGGATATGGGCGGACTTTCGTCTTCGGGGTCGTCGTCTCCTTCCCCTGCAGTCCATATAGATACGGGCGTTCTGGAACAGTTCGCCGGAAAAATAAAAGATACGCTTGCCCAGAACGTCGGAACGATGACCGGTGTTCAGGTGGACGTGGGAAAACCCGTTGCGGAAACGCTTACCCGTGATCAGTTTTTGTCAAAACTGCCGGAAGTCGTCGTCGCCGTTATGGCTGATTTTTCGGAAGGACTGCACGGCGATCATTTGTACGTGCTTTCGACCGATTTCGCACAGAAATTGACGAATCTGATTAATAAAGAAGAAAACGCGGAACTCGACGACATGGCGCTGTCCGTTATCAGCGAAGTCGTGTCCCAGCATACCGGCGCTGAAATTACCGAATTGACGAAGACGGGAAAATTTCCCGGTCTTGCGTGCAATCCGGGCGAACCGGTGAACGGACCTAAAGCGATGGTTCGCTTTCCTCAGAATACGTTCGTACTGTTTTCATATCCGGTTACGATCGACGGCGGCGCGTACACCTTGTGGGAAGCAGTGGCGGGCAGCGTCGGTGAACAGATGAGCGCCGCACTCGGCGGCGGTGCGCCCGCTGCGGCTCAGCAGCCGGCCGGTATGGGTGGAATGTCCGCCGGTGCCGCGGATATGTCCGGTATGGGAATGAACATGGGGATGCCGCAGCAAATGGGCAATCCGGGTATGGGAATGAATATGGGAATGCCGCAGCAAATGGGCAATCCCGGTATGATGAATATGGGCAATATGGGAATGAACATGAACGGCGGTTTTTCCGCGGCTTCCATGGGAATGAACGCACCCAACGTGCAGTCCCTGCAGTTTCCCGGGCTGCAGTCGGGCATGAGTGTTACCGAACAGGGCAATATCGGTCTTATCATGGACGTATACATGGAAATGACCGTAGAACTGGGACGTACCAAAAAGCAGATAAAAGAGATTCTCGGAATGGGTGAAGGCACGATTATCGAACTTGATAAACTTGCCGGTGAACCCGTCGATATTTTGGTCAACCATAAACCGATCGCAAAAGGTGAAGTCGTCGTTATCGACGAAAATTTCGGTGTCCGTGTTACCGAAATCCTTTCACCGATCGAGCGCGTTACCGGCTGA
- the fliM gene encoding flagellar motor switch protein FliM — protein MNEVLSQDEIDQLLTAISSGNTEPEDFKPVNDTRKIKIYDFKRPDKFSKEQIRTVSIMHETFARLTTTSLSAQLRSMVHVHVASVDQLTYEEFIRSIPTPTTLAVINMDPLKGNAILEIDPAITFSMIDRLFGGTGQGAKVQRDLTDIEQSVMEGIIVRILANMREAWTQVIDLRPRLGQIETNPQFAQIVPPSEMVVLVTLETKVGEEEGMMNFCIPYLTIEPIISKLSSQFWFSSVRRSSTTQYLGVLKEKLSDVDMDVVAEIGSVSLPIRDVLALRVGDIVRLSNVRITDPITLSIGNKKKFLCQPGVIGKKMAVQVLSKITQGELEEFEELSVEGDETYE, from the coding sequence ATGAATGAAGTTCTGTCGCAGGACGAAATAGATCAGCTCCTCACTGCTATCAGTTCCGGTAATACTGAACCTGAAGATTTTAAACCGGTAAACGATACGCGTAAAATAAAAATTTACGATTTCAAACGTCCCGACAAATTTTCAAAAGAACAGATACGTACCGTTTCCATCATGCACGAAACGTTCGCCCGTTTGACGACGACGAGCCTTTCCGCCCAATTGCGCAGCATGGTGCACGTTCACGTCGCATCCGTAGATCAGCTTACCTATGAGGAATTTATCCGTTCCATTCCGACGCCGACGACGCTCGCCGTCATCAATATGGATCCGCTGAAAGGAAACGCGATTCTTGAAATCGATCCGGCCATAACGTTTTCAATGATAGACCGACTGTTCGGCGGTACCGGGCAGGGGGCGAAAGTCCAGCGCGATCTGACCGATATCGAGCAGTCCGTTATGGAAGGCATTATCGTCCGCATTCTGGCCAATATGCGCGAAGCGTGGACGCAGGTTATCGATTTACGGCCGCGGCTCGGTCAGATAGAAACGAATCCGCAGTTTGCCCAGATCGTACCTCCTTCGGAAATGGTCGTACTGGTTACGCTTGAAACGAAAGTCGGCGAAGAAGAAGGCATGATGAACTTCTGTATTCCGTATCTTACGATAGAACCGATCATTTCAAAACTGTCGTCGCAGTTCTGGTTTTCATCCGTGCGGCGCAGTTCGACGACGCAGTATCTGGGTGTTCTGAAAGAAAAACTTTCCGACGTCGATATGGACGTCGTTGCGGAAATCGGTTCGGTTTCTTTGCCGATACGAGATGTTTTAGCTTTACGAGTGGGAGATATCGTCCGATTATCTAATGTACGCATTACCGATCCGATTACGCTGAGCATCGGCAATAAGAAAAAGTTTTTGTGCCAGCCCGGCGTTATCGGCAAGAAGATGGCGGTGCAGGTGCTGAGTAAAATAACTCAGGGCGAATTGGAAGAATTTGAAGAATTATCCGTAGAAGGAGATGAAACATATGAGTGA
- a CDS encoding flagellar basal body-associated FliL family protein, with protein MADDDLGLDDNGESGGAAEKKRGIGGLFPALLKWVAIVLGAIILIVTVVVITMKIMGGNSAQQAAIPVSQDYVGKREILDWYSSIGSIRTKTSDSIPASVVVEVVLGYKKDDKATSTEITARQIEIKDFLRRYFTEKKISELRPQNEDKLRIEIRNAINDDILSSSKIKDVRFLSLEIIEQ; from the coding sequence ATGGCTGATGACGATTTAGGTTTGGACGACAACGGAGAATCAGGCGGTGCTGCGGAGAAAAAACGCGGTATAGGCGGACTGTTTCCTGCTCTTCTGAAATGGGTCGCCATTGTTTTAGGTGCGATCATTCTCATCGTTACGGTCGTGGTAATTACCATGAAAATTATGGGCGGCAATTCGGCCCAGCAGGCGGCCATTCCCGTATCGCAGGATTACGTCGGCAAACGGGAAATTTTGGACTGGTACAGTTCGATCGGATCCATCCGTACGAAAACGAGCGACTCCATTCCCGCAAGCGTCGTTGTGGAAGTCGTTTTGGGCTACAAAAAAGACGATAAGGCGACTTCAACGGAAATTACCGCGCGTCAGATAGAGATCAAGGACTTTTTGCGCCGGTATTTTACGGAAAAGAAAATAAGCGAACTTCGTCCTCAAAATGAAGATAAACTGCGGATCGAAATCAGAAACGCAATCAACGACGATATTTTAAGCTCGTCCAAAATAAAAGACGTGCGCTTTTTGAGTCTTGAAATTATAGAACAGTAG
- the motB gene encoding flagellar motor protein MotB — protein sequence MGRKEPEKPSTAWMGTYGDMITLMLCFFVMLYNPTEVDAVQMAALTASLQGDPTAGGQSLAAGRLADLGNTINSLPSLEKGKSLGLSVKRAVSLFAPDVKSNKITLSSDERGLVITLASDSFFAPGSAALNIEETRATVLRLAQFLSSKELSGRRFRIEGHTDGTPVASKDFPSNWELSAARAVNVLHYLSDFGVNEAQFSVAGYADTRPKFSNDTAEGRAYNRRVDIIILDEGHF from the coding sequence ATGGGAAGAAAAGAACCTGAAAAGCCCTCAACCGCATGGATGGGAACGTACGGCGACATGATCACGCTGATGCTCTGTTTCTTCGTCATGTTGTATAATCCGACCGAAGTCGACGCGGTGCAGATGGCGGCGCTGACCGCTTCTTTGCAGGGCGATCCGACGGCCGGCGGTCAGTCGCTTGCGGCGGGACGGCTTGCGGATTTGGGAAACACGATAAACAGTCTGCCCTCGCTTGAAAAAGGCAAATCGCTCGGACTTTCGGTAAAGCGTGCGGTCAGTTTGTTCGCGCCGGACGTAAAATCGAATAAAATTACGTTGTCGAGCGACGAACGGGGGCTGGTGATCACGCTCGCGTCGGATTCGTTTTTTGCGCCGGGCAGCGCCGCACTTAATATAGAAGAAACGCGGGCCACCGTTCTGCGGCTGGCGCAATTTCTGTCTTCAAAAGAGTTGTCCGGGCGGCGCTTCCGTATCGAAGGGCACACCGACGGAACGCCGGTTGCAAGTAAGGATTTTCCCAGTAACTGGGAATTATCCGCCGCGCGTGCGGTAAACGTGCTGCATTATTTGTCCGACTTCGGGGTAAACGAAGCTCAGTTTTCCGTGGCCGGCTACGCCGACACTCGCCCCAAGTTTTCAAACGATACGGCGGAGGGCAGGGCGTATAACCGCCGCGTGGATATAATTATTCTGGACGAAGGTCATTTTTAA
- a CDS encoding motility protein A produces MDIATIIGLIGGAACIVMSVLTSGGTLMGIIDIPSVFMTIGGSFCALLIVAPLKQVTTMFAIIGKTFKIPDFGEKVLVQNMVALSEKARREGILALEEGLEDLDDAFMKTGLRLVVDGTDGAVIRTILESEMSQVEARHMVYINIMNQWAGFAPGFGMMGTVLGLIGMLNNLEDKSSLGPNMAVALITTLYGSMMANWILAPMAQKLIGQNNVEMRTKEMIVEGVLSIQAGDNPRILAMKLLTYLDPKSRKAIESDVLKD; encoded by the coding sequence ATGGATATAGCAACAATAATCGGTTTGATCGGCGGAGCGGCGTGTATCGTCATGTCCGTTCTTACCTCAGGCGGTACGCTTATGGGAATTATCGATATTCCCTCGGTGTTCATGACGATCGGCGGTTCGTTCTGCGCTTTGCTTATCGTTGCTCCGTTAAAACAGGTTACGACGATGTTTGCCATTATCGGAAAAACGTTCAAAATTCCCGACTTCGGTGAAAAGGTTTTGGTGCAGAATATGGTCGCCCTTTCCGAAAAGGCGCGCCGCGAAGGTATTCTTGCGCTCGAAGAGGGGCTTGAAGATCTGGACGACGCTTTTATGAAAACGGGACTGCGTCTGGTTGTAGACGGTACCGACGGCGCGGTTATCAGGACGATTCTTGAAAGCGAAATGAGTCAGGTTGAAGCGCGTCATATGGTGTACATCAATATCATGAACCAGTGGGCAGGCTTCGCACCCGGATTCGGAATGATGGGTACCGTTCTGGGTTTGATCGGTATGTTGAACAACTTGGAAGACAAGTCGTCGCTCGGTCCGAATATGGCCGTCGCGCTTATCACCACGCTGTACGGCTCCATGATGGCAAACTGGATTTTGGCTCCTATGGCGCAGAAACTGATCGGGCAGAACAACGTTGAAATGCGGACAAAAGAAATGATAGTAGAAGGCGTCCTGTCCATTCAGGCCGGAGACAACCCCCGTATTCTCGCCATGAAACTGTTGACGTATCTGGATCCTAAATCCAGAAAAGCAATAGAATCGGACGTTTTGAAAGACTAA
- a CDS encoding flagellar FlbD family protein, translating into MIEVLRLDGKKYWINPHQIESIECNPDVTLTMLSGKHVVVKNPPEDIIEKIIEYRRRIGALKNEE; encoded by the coding sequence ATGATAGAAGTATTGCGTCTTGACGGAAAAAAATACTGGATCAATCCGCATCAGATCGAATCGATAGAATGCAATCCCGACGTTACGCTGACCATGCTTTCGGGCAAACACGTCGTCGTAAAAAATCCCCCGGAAGACATTATTGAAAAAATTATCGAATACAGGCGCCGGATCGGTGCTTTAAAGAACGAAGAGTAA
- the flgE gene encoding flagellar hook protein FlgE, which translates to MMRSLYSGVSGMQNHQTRLDVIGNNVANVNTTGFKRGRVNFQDMISQQLSGAAKPTTEVGGVNPKEVGLGVMVASIDTVFTQGNLQSTGVATDVAIQGNGFFVLKNGEETFYTRAGAFGLDSDGTLVNPANGLRVQGWMAQEANGEMILNTAGSPEDLIIPVGSKDPAKATQNVNFACNLNKNTPEILEGASESDIMKGTWSTEQKVYDSFGNEHMLSVAFARVPGNPNQWQATVLIDPDNADVTQTRVGLGTTDGVANTFLVNFDNTGSLQSVTDSAGNVTNPTGQIVLQTSFTVTDSNPDADGNPYRQTMNINLGTIGSQQHTITQSASQSSTKAYYQDGYTMGYLDNFKIDSSGIITGVYSNGTNRVLGQIALATFSNQGGLEKAGDNTYVQSNNSGLANIGTSGIAGKGSMLAGSLEMSNVDLTEQFTDMIVTQRGFQASSKTIQTADTLLDTVMNLKR; encoded by the coding sequence ATGATGAGATCACTTTATTCCGGTGTATCCGGTATGCAGAACCACCAGACGCGTCTTGACGTTATCGGCAACAACGTCGCCAACGTCAACACGACCGGATTCAAACGCGGCCGCGTCAATTTTCAGGATATGATTTCACAGCAGCTTTCGGGCGCTGCAAAACCGACAACCGAAGTCGGCGGTGTTAATCCTAAAGAAGTCGGTCTGGGCGTTATGGTCGCCAGCATCGACACCGTTTTTACGCAGGGAAACCTGCAGTCCACCGGAGTTGCGACCGACGTGGCTATTCAGGGAAACGGATTTTTCGTACTGAAAAACGGCGAAGAAACGTTTTATACCCGCGCCGGAGCGTTCGGACTCGACAGCGACGGTACGCTCGTCAATCCGGCGAACGGACTGCGCGTTCAGGGCTGGATGGCTCAGGAAGCGAACGGTGAAATGATCCTGAATACGGCCGGCTCACCCGAAGACTTGATTATTCCGGTCGGTTCCAAAGATCCTGCGAAAGCGACGCAGAACGTCAATTTTGCCTGCAACCTGAACAAAAACACGCCTGAAATTCTTGAAGGCGCGAGCGAATCGGATATCATGAAAGGCACTTGGTCCACGGAACAGAAAGTGTACGACAGCTTCGGCAACGAACACATGTTGTCCGTCGCGTTTGCCCGCGTACCGGGTAATCCGAACCAGTGGCAGGCAACCGTTCTGATCGATCCTGACAATGCCGACGTTACGCAGACGCGCGTCGGTTTGGGAACGACGGACGGTGTCGCGAACACGTTCCTCGTCAATTTCGACAATACCGGTTCGCTCCAGTCCGTAACGGACAGCGCGGGCAACGTTACGAATCCCACCGGACAGATCGTCTTGCAGACGTCTTTTACGGTAACCGATTCCAATCCCGACGCGGACGGAAATCCGTACCGTCAGACCATGAACATCAATCTGGGCACGATCGGCAGTCAGCAGCATACGATAACCCAGAGCGCGTCGCAAAGTTCGACGAAGGCGTATTATCAGGACGGCTACACGATGGGGTATTTGGACAACTTCAAGATAGATTCGAGCGGCATCATTACCGGCGTGTATTCCAACGGTACCAACCGCGTGCTCGGTCAGATTGCGCTCGCCACGTTCAGCAACCAGGGCGGTCTTGAAAAAGCCGGCGACAATACGTACGTGCAGTCGAACAACTCGGGACTGGCGAACATCGGTACGTCCGGTATCGCAGGCAAAGGTTCCATGCTGGCAGGCTCGCTTGAAATGTCGAACGTCGACTTGACCGAACAGTTTACCGATATGATCGTAACGCAGCGCGGTTTTCAGGCGAGTTCCAAAACGATTCAGACGGCAGACACGCTGCTTGATACGGTGATGAACTTGAAGCGGTAA
- the flgD gene encoding flagellar hook assembly protein FlgD, whose protein sequence is MEFKAVMSTADQLQAKTAVDSFNKTLAVNGRTASQQLGKDDFLKLLLTQLSNQDPTSPMENTEFIAQMAQFSSLEQMTNMSSEFTKLANMLNSNEAVSLLGKNVELNAGDAAVSGVVESVTRGAAPQIKVNGMLYSMDQINAVYGN, encoded by the coding sequence ATGGAATTTAAAGCTGTCATGAGTACGGCGGATCAACTGCAGGCGAAAACTGCGGTCGATTCATTCAACAAAACTCTTGCCGTAAACGGACGTACTGCAAGTCAGCAATTGGGCAAGGATGATTTTCTCAAACTGTTGCTAACGCAGCTTTCCAATCAGGATCCGACCAGTCCCATGGAGAACACCGAGTTCATCGCTCAGATGGCGCAGTTTTCTTCACTGGAGCAGATGACGAACATGAGCAGCGAGTTTACGAAACTGGCTAATATGCTCAACTCGAACGAAGCGGTGTCCCTGCTGGGAAAAAACGTCGAGCTGAACGCCGGCGACGCGGCGGTGAGCGGCGTCGTGGAATCGGTAACGCGCGGAGCCGCTCCGCAGATAAAAGTAAACGGAATGCTGTACAGCATGGATCAGATTAACGCCGTATATGGTAACTAA
- a CDS encoding flagellar hook-length control protein FliK translates to MQTVHIQLDKPGSETLSTASAQSQRPKETGGVSFEEQLEKALKDTSGTNTDGERISSAAESSAESEPAAADADSKSENSAVRAVNLDGKKPVGSEIRADLKAAMAADGAADTDKTGAALSELAVPAPAVDAEAAAEDSVLSAAISAQADADILTEAAADSVDAEHPLDKKTHKRDTSAQSGDPLLQAAGSGALQPETAASALPFSADGAEAEGGRKNIKLSTGTALDEKIHVTDARSAADGGVTEAGLRESKFVTSVSYGDGSADITMNLAGDSGAQAGTASAASKPGESRFASLLSSELQSNAAEFVKTGSIVLRDGNAGTINLILHPEELGNVKISLNLHDKLISGHITVASEDAYNAFKNNIDSIKQAFNASGFETAGFDLSWSGGDTGSGSQHDAQQQTAAAEMLFKHTSYADMVDDGDYAEAEFFTQKMYSDSAQIAVNIMA, encoded by the coding sequence ATGCAGACAGTACATATTCAGCTTGATAAGCCGGGATCGGAAACGCTCTCGACTGCTTCAGCTCAAAGCCAGCGTCCGAAAGAAACGGGCGGCGTATCGTTTGAAGAACAATTGGAAAAGGCCTTAAAAGATACCTCCGGTACGAATACGGACGGCGAACGCATCAGTTCCGCCGCCGAATCGTCTGCGGAATCGGAACCCGCCGCCGCAGATGCCGACTCGAAGTCGGAGAATTCCGCAGTACGTGCGGTAAACCTTGACGGAAAGAAACCGGTCGGCAGTGAGATTCGGGCAGATTTGAAAGCGGCAATGGCTGCGGACGGCGCAGCGGATACGGACAAAACCGGCGCGGCGCTTTCCGAACTTGCCGTTCCGGCGCCGGCTGTCGATGCGGAAGCGGCTGCAGAAGATTCCGTTCTGTCTGCGGCGATTTCCGCACAAGCGGATGCGGATATACTTACGGAAGCCGCCGCAGATTCGGTTGACGCGGAACACCCTCTGGACAAAAAAACGCATAAACGCGATACGTCCGCGCAGTCCGGCGACCCGCTGCTGCAGGCAGCCGGAAGCGGCGCGCTGCAGCCGGAAACCGCCGCGTCGGCGCTTCCGTTCAGTGCGGACGGAGCGGAAGCCGAAGGCGGCCGCAAAAATATAAAACTTTCAACGGGAACCGCGCTTGATGAAAAAATTCACGTTACCGACGCGCGGTCGGCCGCCGACGGCGGCGTTACCGAAGCCGGACTGCGCGAATCGAAGTTCGTCACGTCCGTTTCGTACGGCGACGGTTCTGCCGATATTACGATGAACCTTGCCGGAGATTCCGGCGCGCAGGCCGGTACGGCTTCAGCCGCTTCCAAGCCGGGAGAATCACGGTTTGCGTCTTTGCTGTCGTCGGAACTGCAAAGCAACGCCGCTGAATTCGTCAAAACGGGCTCGATCGTTCTGCGCGACGGCAACGCGGGTACGATTAATTTGATTCTGCATCCCGAAGAATTGGGCAACGTTAAAATCAGCTTGAACCTGCACGACAAACTGATTTCAGGACATATAACCGTCGCGTCGGAAGACGCGTACAACGCGTTCAAAAACAATATCGATTCCATAAAACAGGCGTTCAACGCAAGCGGTTTTGAAACTGCCGGATTCGATTTGTCCTGGAGCGGCGGCGATACGGGAAGCGGTTCGCAGCACGACGCGCAGCAACAGACTGCCGCTGCCGAAATGCTGTTCAAACACACTTCGTACGCCGATATGGTAGATGATGGCGATTATGCGGAAGCCGAATTTTTTACTCAAAAAATGTATTCAGATTCGGCGCAAATTGCCGTTAATATAATGGCTTGA
- a CDS encoding redox-sensing transcriptional repressor Rex — translation MSKQKIPATPSIRRLPSYLHIIRQARNEGYEFISGTVIAQELHLEPIQVRKDLAITGIIGKPKRGYPVAPLITAIEHFLGWDTSKNAVLIGAGNLATALTGYQEFQYHGLNFVAAFDKSPAKIGTKIHGVPVFSIDTLPVQIRNLDATIAVLTVPSQNAQETADIIVAAGIKAIWNFTNVKLKLPEDIVCQREDLTSGYAMLCVMMDAVRPKPVKE, via the coding sequence ATGTCAAAGCAAAAGATTCCGGCGACACCGTCCATCAGACGGCTGCCATCATATTTGCACATTATCAGACAAGCCCGGAACGAAGGGTATGAGTTCATTTCGGGAACGGTTATCGCGCAAGAACTGCATCTGGAACCGATTCAGGTACGTAAAGATCTGGCTATAACCGGTATTATCGGCAAACCGAAACGCGGCTATCCGGTTGCGCCGCTGATTACCGCAATAGAACATTTTTTGGGTTGGGATACGTCGAAAAACGCGGTATTGATAGGCGCCGGCAATTTGGCGACGGCTCTGACCGGATATCAGGAATTCCAATATCACGGACTGAACTTCGTCGCGGCGTTCGACAAGAGTCCGGCGAAAATCGGCACGAAAATTCACGGCGTGCCGGTGTTTTCAATAGATACGCTGCCCGTTCAAATCAGAAACCTCGACGCGACGATCGCCGTTTTGACGGTGCCGTCGCAAAACGCCCAGGAAACGGCGGACATAATCGTTGCGGCAGGCATAAAAGCGATTTGGAATTTTACGAACGTAAAACTGAAACTGCCGGAAGACATCGTCTGCCAGCGTGAAGATCTTACCTCGGGCTACGCCATGCTGTGCGTAATGATGGACGCCGTCCGCCCGAAGCCGGTAAAAGAGTAA
- a CDS encoding class I SAM-dependent methyltransferase, with protein MSDESETTKNAYQAQLFANRLSKRYKHLRKWAKRERISCYRLYDRDIPEIPLAADLYEALPPEVCTAAQAVRFVTGDAANAENPNRYLHLFLYERPYEKSEASESAWLDAMADAAASVLGLARNRIIVKTRRRQRGTDSQYEKREAETSVTGTVLEQGQLFYVNLTDYLDTGLFFDHRPLRKTVRDTADGKRVLNLFCYTGSFSVYAAQGGAASVDSVDLSNTYLGWARRNMELNEFTDQARYRFVRADAASFLKTAKEKWDIIILDPPTFSNSKKTETELDVNRDWAALATDCLNLLSGGGVLYFSTNSRKLVFDAAALPSVTEQRKIIQITDITEQTIPEDYRNTKIHRCWKLAIGR; from the coding sequence ATGAGCGACGAATCGGAAACGACCAAAAACGCGTATCAGGCGCAGCTGTTTGCGAATCGGCTGAGCAAACGGTATAAGCATTTGCGAAAATGGGCGAAGCGCGAGCGAATCAGCTGCTACCGTCTGTACGACCGGGACATTCCCGAAATTCCGCTGGCCGCGGATCTGTACGAAGCGCTGCCGCCCGAGGTGTGTACCGCCGCGCAGGCCGTACGATTCGTAACCGGAGACGCCGCGAACGCGGAAAACCCGAATCGATATCTGCACCTGTTTCTCTACGAGCGGCCGTATGAAAAATCGGAAGCAAGTGAAAGCGCGTGGCTCGACGCGATGGCGGACGCGGCGGCTTCGGTGCTCGGTCTTGCACGGAACCGGATTATCGTCAAAACGAGGAGACGGCAGCGCGGCACCGATTCGCAATATGAAAAACGTGAAGCGGAAACGAGCGTAACGGGCACCGTTCTGGAACAGGGGCAGCTTTTTTACGTAAACCTGACCGATTATCTCGATACGGGGCTGTTCTTCGACCACCGGCCGCTGCGCAAAACGGTGCGCGACACGGCGGACGGCAAGCGGGTGCTCAATCTGTTCTGCTATACCGGCTCTTTTTCCGTGTACGCGGCGCAGGGAGGAGCGGCTTCGGTGGATTCCGTCGACCTTTCAAACACGTACCTCGGCTGGGCGCGGCGGAATATGGAACTGAACGAATTTACCGACCAGGCGCGCTACCGGTTCGTCAGAGCCGACGCGGCGTCCTTTTTGAAGACGGCGAAAGAAAAGTGGGACATCATTATCCTCGATCCGCCGACGTTTTCAAATTCCAAAAAAACCGAAACGGAACTCGACGTAAACCGGGACTGGGCGGCGCTGGCAACGGATTGTCTGAATTTGCTGAGCGGCGGCGGCGTATTGTATTTTTCGACGAACAGCCGGAAACTGGTCTTCGACGCGGCGGCGCTCCCGTCCGTAACCGAACAGCGTAAAATAATCCAAATCACGGATATCACCGAGCAAACGATTCCGGAAGATTACCGCAATACGAAAATTCACCGGTGCTGGAAACTCGCGATCGGCCGGTAA